Within the Glycine soja cultivar W05 chromosome 3, ASM419377v2, whole genome shotgun sequence genome, the region TCAAACATTTGATTTTTAGATTCTAATGTATGAAAGATAATTTGTTAGAAAAGAAATATCAATTTCTTAAATAGATTTTAGTACTTCAAGAAATTAGTATCTAATTGTTAACTTTGGATTCATTCAAAAAGATATACACTATTACAAAAGTTAGATACATTAACTGAAAAAAATTGTGTCAGATTATCcctttacataaaaattaaattgctaATATAGATATTGATAAATCTGTTAATAATACGAGACATTATACtagtaaaatcatttttttaaacaaaagggACATGTTAAAGCATCTCAATAGGAGTAGAATTCTCAACTAAGTTGACACTCTTACTTTTATTGATCCACTATCGCATACACCAGAAATATATTGATAAGAAAGGATGAACAAAACACTTGTGATTTAAAAGCAGGAGGTGAATCCACCAAAAATAACCAAAGTTATGTGCAACAAAGTTAGCTAACCTGTCTGCATAGCCATTACCTTCACGGTAAATGTGAGAGATCCTAACTTTGTTAGGAAAAAACGGAATTGTATTGTCAAACCAATGATTTTGTAAAGACCAAGGGATGAGGTGAGGCCTATGAAAAGCTGTGACCAACAAAGAAGAATCTGTTTCCAGCCACTAGTAGAGCCAGCCATTAGCTTTAGCATACTAGCAAAATCACATACCAAAAGGATATatctattttatctatttttatacaAACGGAATTGTGTGTTGGCAGAGTGTATTACAGACGTGAAACATACGTCCAAACTAACTAACAACACCTTATATAaccaacatatatatttttaataatttcttctcatgaagaaTGACTATCTAGGAGACATATGGTTGATATGGTGATTGAGAGGCTTAAGGGAGAAGAGGAAGGGAGGAGGAAGAGATCACGGATTTGAACCTGTCTCACTTTTATTTCTATCAAAACTAACCAACTAACATTTatgaatagataaaaaaaaataatgactaTTGAGTACGCATTAGAAAGTCCATGTGCTAAACCAAATGAAAACCGATAAGGATACGTGTTTCACTTAATATAGCCAAGACACTTGTGTCGGAGCAGTGGGGGTCGCAACTTTGAGCTCATCATTCACTGTTAAGATACAAGCAATGGATCAAGCAATTAAGTACTTCAAACGTCAATTCTTATCCTGAATAATCACGCAACATATATAGTCTACAATTAGGAAGGAGTATAAAAAACACAACTCCTCAACAATCATCATATAACATAGTTAGATTCAACATCATGCTATATATTTTCCCTAATGGCCTAATGAATCACTTCCCTAGCTagctaataattaattatatacatgCGCACATTGTTTGCTCTAGTGGGTCAGCAACGAGTTATGTCATAGTCTAACACTAACTGAGGAGTGCCCTCAAGCAAGCAAGAAACCGGTGGAATGGTTAGTGTCTCCAAATCTCCATAAGCATTCCAACAGAAAGGGTCATGCACTATATCTCCTTGAGAAGGAAGAAGCTCAATATCCGAGAGTGTTAAGTTGGTGCATGGAACAGAGTCACTACAAGCAAAACGCATGGGGGGGCTCCTTATATCATAAGTGCCCTTTATGTTTgtgtaaataatatttgaaacaGATACTGCAGAGCTCTTGTTGGTGCACTCCTTAGTGAGGCAGTAGAACTGGTCAATTATGATGGGATTTCTTACACTAACCATGTGGATATTGCTGAATGTCACTCCAGATACTGATCCTGATCCACCTTGCCAAGTCTTGATCCTAACCCCATTATCTGTCACTTTTATGAAGGAGTCTCTCACCATAATGTTTGAAACACAGGCTCGAGAGTTGTGATTTCCCAGACTACCAATGCTGCATGCATAAGTTAACCAGATAACAGTAAGAGATGTCATAAcagtttaaagaaaaaatgtctAACACATTCTTTAACCCACTCTTTTAAACACATTCTTTCTATtcactaaaatttattagaaatctcaATTCTTCTTATCTAATAAGTCTTGCATGCAATTTTAtagtttctaataaattttaatcaatgataaaaaatgtgttaagaGTATATTAGAATGTGTGTTATTAACCCTCctcaaaattaaattcttgttcttttatttaaaataacttgAGATTTTGGGATACATAATTCAAGACAAAGGTGCTAGACTCTCTATGACAAAGTAATCTAGAGTGTCATCATTGTCTCTTCCATTctacattgaaaaattaaaacagtGGACTGAAGCAAAAGTTAAGGGAGTAGTtggtttattttatgtttttactttcaattcatgtgtttttattaataattgcaAAAAGGAAATCTTATTTTTACAGTTACTATATATACGTCCGCTATCAATGCCTTTTGATGCAATAGATGAGGAGAATAAAGCCTTTCTTGAAAGCAAATAATAATAGGTTACCTAATTCCATGACCAGGTCCACATGTAATGTTCTTAATATCGACATCATTGCAACCGGATCCAATGGATACACAGTCATCACctacaaaagataaataactcAGCAAAACAAACATTAATAATTGCTTTTAATGAAATAGGTGTGGAGAGTTATAAGAGTTTCTTCTGCCTTACCATTAGAAATAACAGAATTGTATATTTTCACGTCATTGGTATTTTCTATGTGAATTCCATCAGTGTTGGGGCTTAGTTTTGGAGCTGTTATGTAGATTGATTCTATATGGACGTTTTTGCAGCCATCAAATCTGAAATGGAACTGGGGACTGTTCTTTATCCTAAGTCCTTGCACAGTCAAGTTGGAACTCATGAAAAACCTTATGGCCTGCATCATGTAGAATTATGCTCAATCACAATGCAattatacaaattgaagatGTAAATAGAAGAAGGGCTTTGAAAGCTCACAATTGGGCTATCACAAGGTCCTGGGAGTGTTGTCCCATGAGGTCCCTGAGGCATTTATTGTAGGGAACTCGGTGTCAGTGGCTGTTTGAAgcacttaattttcttttttttaaaaaagggatAAAATGTGTTCTACGTCCTCAATTTTCGGTTGTTTTATTTCCTATATTTTATAAacgattatttttttcataataggTGAATTTCGTTcctttttttatgaaacttagAATACTAGATGAGAGATGAAAATCACCGATTACAAAAAAGAGGGACCAAACtcactaattataaaaaatatgagaacCAAACTCATcattaagtataaaaattaagacaaattttaacaaatttgagGGACCTAACTAA harbors:
- the LOC114407458 gene encoding polygalacturonase At1g48100-like; this encodes MKHSHILPLASCIFFLTLVILVQARHHSHHAKHKHSHPHKSSKTPKPAPPPSPPHNQNYNNASGIFDLRKFGAIGDGETDDTESFKMAWDSACQSESAVNVILVPQGFSFLVQSTIFTGPCQGVLELKVDGTLMPPDGPESWPKNNSRHQWLVFYRINGMSLEGSGLIDGRGEKWWDLPCKPHKGPHGTTLPGPCDSPIAIRFFMSSNLTVQGLRIKNSPQFHFRFDGCKNVHIESIYITAPKLSPNTDGIHIENTNDVKIYNSVISNGDDCVSIGSGCNDVDIKNITCGPGHGISIGSLGNHNSRACVSNIMVRDSFIKVTDNGVRIKTWQGGSGSVSGVTFSNIHMVSVRNPIIIDQFYCLTKECTNKSSAVSVSNIIYTNIKGTYDIRSPPMRFACSDSVPCTNLTLSDIELLPSQGDIVHDPFCWNAYGDLETLTIPPVSCLLEGTPQLVLDYDITRC